From one Dama dama isolate Ldn47 chromosome 4, ASM3311817v1, whole genome shotgun sequence genomic stretch:
- the DMAC2 gene encoding distal membrane-arm assembly complex protein 2, which yields MGKQGVPTEKSLRLVAPVWNRGTSGIRGLSKAVDPEGSQRKGRTLLQFLTDRFYDVEAVREYLLRKQVLKVQKKNRSVTYIKERYGPYIAGAYFVLKQGGSVKFRDREWMRADERGLSSLEFRKLQEVPLEAVDASGCAINYQGLDNLLALKELQSLSLRRCPHLDDWCLGRLYQLADSLQELSLAGCPRISERGLACLHHLQNLRRLDISDLPAVSNPGLTQILVEEMLPHCEVLGADWAQGLKVGPEEQSQDAAGSPIPA from the exons TCCCTGAGGCTAGTGGCCCCAGTATGGAACAGGGGTACCAGCGGCATCCGTGGCCTGAGCAAGGCAGTGGACCCGGAGGGCAGTCAGAGGAAGGGGAGGACGCTGCTCCAATTCCTGACTGACCGCTTCTATGATGTGGAGGCTGTGAGGGAGTACCTTCTCCGGAAGCAGGTGTTGAAGGTGCAAAAGAAAAATCG GTCTGTCACCTACATCAAGGAGCGATACGGCCCCTACATCGCAGGGGCCTATTTCGTCTTGAAGCAGGGAGGCTCAGTCAA GTTTCGGGACAGGGAGTGGATGCGGGCGGATGAGCGTGGCCTCTCCTCCCTTGAGTTCCGGAAGCTCCAGGAGGTGCCCCTGGAGGCAGTGGATGCCAGTGGCTGTGCCATCAACTACCAAGGCCTGGACAACCTCT tggcccTGAAGGAGCTCCAGTCCCTGTCACTGCGACGCTGTCCCCACCTGGATGACTGGTGTCTCGGCCGCCTCTACCAGCTGGCCGACTCGCTGCAGGAGCTCTCGCTGGCCGGCTGCCCCCGCATCTCTGAACGGGGCCTCGCCTGCCTCCACCACCTCCA GAACCTCCGCAGGCTGGATATCTCCGACCTTCCTGCCGTGTCCAACCCGGGCCTCACTCAGATCCTGGTGGAGGAGATGCTGCCCCACTGTGAGGTTCTGGGGGCTGACTGGGCACAGGGCCTCAAGGTGGGGCCAGAGGAGCAGTCCCAGGATGCAGCCGGCAGCCCCATCCCTGCCTAG